Part of the Gemmatimonas sp. genome, TCTTCGCCACGCGCGACTGGCTCGAGTGGAGGCGCTTCGCGACCGCATCTTGCGACAGACCAAGCTTCGCTCGACGCGCACGAAGTGCATCGCTCAGGCGCAGCTTCAAATCCACCAGCGCAGACTCTTCGGCAGTCAGCTCCAAAAACTCATCGACCGTTCCGACCGCCCATCCTTGCGCGTCCAACGCCGCCATTTTTGCCTTCCGCATCGCTCATCCCTCTCCTTGGGTCACGCGATCGTAGACTCGCAGGCGTGC contains:
- a CDS encoding helix-turn-helix transcriptional regulator; protein product: MRKAKMAALDAQGWAVGTVDEFLELTAEESALVDLKLRLSDALRARRAKLGLSQDAVAKRLHSSQSRVAKMEAGEASVSFDLLVRALIGLGATSADLAKAIQAKKRRNAA